A region from the Panicum hallii strain FIL2 chromosome 1, PHallii_v3.1, whole genome shotgun sequence genome encodes:
- the LOC112882397 gene encoding mediator of RNA polymerase II transcription subunit 18 isoform X2, with translation MECVVQGIIETQHVEALEVLLQGLSGVPKERVRVHELCLKSGPNLGVVPSEVRLLCDLAQATPSWTIRHVGGAMRGAGAEQISVLVRTVVESKASKNVLHYFYTLGYKLDHEILKIGFAFRFHRGAQITVTVTSANKMPRLHATDEAMPVTPGIQLVEITAPAADDNYNDVVSAVTAFCEFLAPLLHLSKPGHSTGIVATAGAAAASLMSSGGGKTL, from the exons ATGGAGTGCGTGGTGCAGGGAATCATCGAGACCCAG CATGTTGAGGCTCTTGAGGTTCTTCTCCAGGGTCTCTCTGGTGTCCCAAAAGAGCGTGTTAGGGTGCATGAGCTCTGTCTTAAAAGTGGGCCCAATCTAG GTGTTGTCCCATCAGAGGTTCGTTTGTTGTGTGACTTAGCTCAGGCCACACCATCCTG GACCATAAGACATGTTGGTGGTGCCATGAGAGGTGCTGGTGCAGAGCAAATCTCAGTTTTGGTTCGTACAGTTGTTGAGAGCAAGGCTAGCAAGAATGTCTTGCACTACTTCTACACTTTAGGGTACAAGCTAGACCATGAAATCTTGAAGATCGGTTTTGCATTCCGTTTCCACCGAGGTGCCCAGATCACTGTTACTGTTACATCTGCTAACAAGATGCCAAGGCTCCATGCAACTGATGAAGCTATGCCGGTCACTCCTGGCATACAGCTAGTGGAAATCACAGCTCCTGCTGCTGATGACAATTACAATGATGTTGTTTCAGCCGTCACTGCATTCTGTGAATTTCTTGCTCC GCTGCTACATCTGTCAAAACCAGGACATTCAACTGGAATTGTCGCAACTGCTGGCGCCGCTGCTGCCTCGCTCATGTCAAGTGGTGGTGGCAAAACCTTGTGA
- the LOC112882397 gene encoding mediator of RNA polymerase II transcription subunit 18 isoform X1, with the protein MPGRARRPEWPMWTTTCQSFIPHFEHVEALEVLLQGLSGVPKERVRVHELCLKSGPNLGVVPSEVRLLCDLAQATPSWTIRHVGGAMRGAGAEQISVLVRTVVESKASKNVLHYFYTLGYKLDHEILKIGFAFRFHRGAQITVTVTSANKMPRLHATDEAMPVTPGIQLVEITAPAADDNYNDVVSAVTAFCEFLAPLLHLSKPGHSTGIVATAGAAAASLMSSGGGKTL; encoded by the exons ATGCCGGGCCGTGCCAGGCGGCCCGAATGGCCCATGTGGACCACTACATGTCAATCATTTATTCCTCACTTTGAA CATGTTGAGGCTCTTGAGGTTCTTCTCCAGGGTCTCTCTGGTGTCCCAAAAGAGCGTGTTAGGGTGCATGAGCTCTGTCTTAAAAGTGGGCCCAATCTAG GTGTTGTCCCATCAGAGGTTCGTTTGTTGTGTGACTTAGCTCAGGCCACACCATCCTG GACCATAAGACATGTTGGTGGTGCCATGAGAGGTGCTGGTGCAGAGCAAATCTCAGTTTTGGTTCGTACAGTTGTTGAGAGCAAGGCTAGCAAGAATGTCTTGCACTACTTCTACACTTTAGGGTACAAGCTAGACCATGAAATCTTGAAGATCGGTTTTGCATTCCGTTTCCACCGAGGTGCCCAGATCACTGTTACTGTTACATCTGCTAACAAGATGCCAAGGCTCCATGCAACTGATGAAGCTATGCCGGTCACTCCTGGCATACAGCTAGTGGAAATCACAGCTCCTGCTGCTGATGACAATTACAATGATGTTGTTTCAGCCGTCACTGCATTCTGTGAATTTCTTGCTCC GCTGCTACATCTGTCAAAACCAGGACATTCAACTGGAATTGTCGCAACTGCTGGCGCCGCTGCTGCCTCGCTCATGTCAAGTGGTGGTGGCAAAACCTTGTGA